A genome region from Leifsonia sp. Root112D2 includes the following:
- a CDS encoding ATP-dependent DNA helicase RecG, translating into MTAAPAPAEGEAATPAAVSAPAPGSFDLDTRLSGAVGGRTAGALQKAFGALTVGDLLSHYPRRYARRGELTALSKLPIDENVTIVAEVREVRERSMKARRGTILEVRITDGEGFLTLTFFNQAWRSRDLKPGVRGIFAGKVSDYRGALQLAHPDYELFEEETPLSGANTDSALRWAQTPIPIYPATASVASWQAQKAIELVLDGLGDVPDPVPADVRTARDLVPFRRALELVHRPEKDADWQRARDALRFQEAFVLQAALLTQRADARAQSATPRRAASGGLLERFEKTLPFSLTGDQRLAGEEIFSDIGQDAPMNRLVQGEVGSGKTLVALRAMLAVAESGGQSALLAPTEVLAAQHLRSIAAVLGPELCAELMPTLLTGQLSTAERKRALLRIVSGQARIVVGTHALIGESVTFFDLGLVVVDEQHRFGVEQREALRLKGTTPPHVLVLTATPIPRTIAMTVFGDLDVSTIAELPQGRQAIESFVVPLAEHPGWERRIWERAHEEIERGHQVFVVCPAISATVPEAGSVPEPAEGPDRAHAAGASAGSGTAGEGPASVEAVEARLRRNPLLGGTRIGVLHGRLSSEEKDAIMRAFAGGELDLLIATTVIEVGVDVPNASAMVILDADRFGVSQLHQLRGRVGRGAVAGLCLFVTRAEAETLARERVEAVAATLDGFELAQVDLDLRREGDVLGTTQSGGRSSLRLLRVAHDGDLIAEARQLAHEVLESPGGLGSHPALKAAIDRRLDDAERDFLAKN; encoded by the coding sequence CTATGCGCGCCGTGGTGAGCTCACGGCACTCTCCAAGCTTCCCATCGACGAGAACGTGACCATCGTCGCAGAGGTTCGCGAGGTGCGGGAACGGTCGATGAAGGCGCGGCGCGGCACCATCCTTGAGGTGCGCATCACCGACGGCGAGGGCTTTCTCACGCTCACCTTCTTCAACCAAGCGTGGCGTTCACGCGACCTCAAGCCGGGCGTGCGCGGAATCTTCGCCGGCAAGGTCTCCGACTACCGTGGAGCGCTGCAGCTCGCGCATCCCGACTACGAGCTCTTCGAAGAGGAGACCCCGCTCTCGGGCGCGAACACGGATTCCGCGCTGCGCTGGGCGCAGACCCCCATCCCGATCTATCCGGCGACCGCGAGTGTCGCCAGCTGGCAGGCGCAGAAGGCCATCGAACTCGTGCTCGACGGCCTTGGCGATGTGCCCGACCCGGTGCCAGCAGATGTGCGCACCGCGCGTGACCTGGTGCCGTTCCGCCGCGCTCTCGAACTCGTGCACCGCCCCGAGAAAGACGCCGATTGGCAGCGCGCCCGTGACGCGTTGCGCTTTCAGGAGGCGTTCGTGCTGCAGGCGGCGTTGCTCACCCAGAGGGCGGATGCGCGGGCGCAGTCCGCGACACCGCGCCGAGCGGCATCCGGCGGACTTCTCGAGCGCTTCGAGAAGACCCTGCCGTTCTCGCTCACGGGGGACCAGCGGCTGGCCGGCGAGGAGATCTTCAGTGACATCGGGCAGGATGCCCCGATGAACAGGCTTGTGCAGGGCGAGGTCGGTAGCGGCAAGACCCTGGTCGCGCTGCGGGCCATGCTCGCCGTCGCCGAGTCGGGCGGCCAATCCGCGTTGCTCGCGCCCACCGAGGTGCTGGCGGCCCAGCATCTGCGGTCCATCGCGGCGGTGCTCGGTCCCGAGCTGTGTGCCGAGCTGATGCCCACGCTGCTCACCGGGCAGCTCAGCACAGCCGAACGCAAGCGGGCGCTGCTGCGCATCGTCTCGGGGCAGGCGCGCATCGTCGTGGGCACACACGCGCTCATTGGGGAATCCGTCACCTTCTTCGACCTGGGCCTGGTGGTCGTGGACGAACAGCACCGCTTCGGAGTCGAGCAGCGCGAGGCGCTGCGATTGAAGGGCACAACGCCTCCGCATGTGCTGGTGCTCACCGCCACCCCGATTCCGCGCACCATCGCCATGACGGTCTTCGGCGACCTCGACGTCTCCACCATCGCCGAGCTGCCGCAGGGCCGTCAGGCGATCGAGAGCTTCGTGGTTCCGCTGGCGGAGCATCCGGGCTGGGAGCGGCGCATCTGGGAACGCGCGCACGAGGAGATCGAGCGCGGCCACCAGGTGTTCGTGGTGTGCCCGGCGATCAGTGCGACGGTACCCGAGGCGGGGTCGGTCCCCGAGCCTGCAGAAGGGCCCGATCGTGCGCATGCGGCGGGCGCTTCTGCAGGCTCAGGGACAGCAGGCGAGGGCCCCGCATCCGTCGAGGCGGTCGAGGCCCGACTACGTCGCAATCCGCTGCTGGGCGGCACGCGCATCGGAGTGCTGCACGGCAGGCTCTCCAGCGAGGAGAAGGATGCGATCATGCGTGCCTTCGCCGGCGGAGAACTCGACCTGCTGATAGCCACGACGGTGATCGAGGTCGGCGTCGACGTGCCGAACGCCTCCGCCATGGTGATTCTCGACGCCGACCGATTCGGGGTCTCGCAGCTGCACCAGCTGCGCGGCCGGGTGGGGCGCGGCGCCGTCGCCGGCCTGTGTCTGTTCGTCACACGCGCCGAAGCCGAGACCCTCGCCCGGGAGCGGGTCGAGGCGGTGGCAGCCACGCTCGACGGCTTCGAACTCGCGCAGGTGGACCTGGATCTGCGGCGCGAGGGAGATGTGCTCGGCACCACCCAGTCCGGGGGACGTTCCTCGTTGCGCCTGCTTCGGGTGGCCCACGACGGCGATCTCATCGCCGAGGCCAGGCAACTGGCACACGAGGTGCTGGAATCCCCGGGCGGGCTGGGGAGTCATCCGGCGCTCAAGGCCGCCATCGACCGGCGGCTGGACGACGCGGAACGCGACTTTCTGGCGAAGAACTGA
- the coaD gene encoding pantetheine-phosphate adenylyltransferase yields MNRIAVVPGSFDPVTLGHLDVIERAAGLFDEVHVVVVHNPDKNALLPIAQRVSLIERSIADAGVAGTIVVASWSVGLLVDYCTDVGAQVLIKGIRSQIDVAYETPMAIVNRNLAAVETVFMLPDPSHAHVSSSLVRQVAALGGDVRPYVPAAVYEFLQKT; encoded by the coding sequence ATGAACAGGATCGCCGTTGTCCCTGGATCGTTTGACCCCGTCACGCTGGGTCATCTCGATGTGATCGAGCGTGCGGCCGGGCTGTTCGATGAGGTGCATGTTGTTGTCGTGCACAACCCCGACAAGAACGCGTTGCTGCCCATCGCCCAGCGGGTTTCGCTCATTGAGCGTTCCATCGCCGACGCGGGTGTCGCCGGCACTATCGTCGTCGCCTCCTGGAGTGTCGGTCTTCTGGTGGACTACTGCACGGATGTCGGTGCACAGGTGCTGATCAAGGGCATCCGTTCGCAGATCGACGTTGCGTACGAGACGCCCATGGCCATCGTCAACCGCAATCTCGCCGCCGTGGAGACGGTTTTCATGCTGCCCGACCCCTCGCACGCGCACGTCTCGAGCTCACTGGTTCGGCAGGTCGCCGCGCTCGGTGGCGACGTTCGGCCGTATGTGCCGGCGGCGGTCTATGAATTCCTGCAGAAGACATGA
- a CDS encoding AAA family ATPase, whose protein sequence is MNSFAAQEPADFPLSAVGESTEESAEERTGESARIRTTVAESDVTISLDRFRRAADAITANVESVIDGKHDAVQTALTVLLAGGHLLIEDVPGVGKTMLAKALARSVDCTVSRIQFTPDLLPSDVTGVSVYNQAERRFEFKPGAVFANIVIGDEINRASPKTQSALLECMEEGQVTVDGTTYPLGKPFTVVATQNPVEMEGTYALPEAQRDRFMARIAMGYPDDASELAMLNTRDITNPLSQITAVVTADELRGMMRAARAVFASPAVKQYAVDLVRATRDDRDLRLGASPRATLQLVRAAKARAALQGREFVLPDDVDALAVSVLSHRLLPTNHALGHHHESSSVVAEIVERILAATPVPTGAGSA, encoded by the coding sequence ATGAACAGTTTCGCGGCGCAGGAGCCAGCCGACTTTCCCCTCTCCGCTGTGGGGGAAAGCACGGAGGAAAGCGCGGAGGAAAGAACCGGGGAGAGCGCTCGCATCCGGACCACAGTCGCCGAGAGTGATGTCACGATAAGCCTCGACCGCTTTCGGCGCGCCGCCGACGCCATCACGGCCAACGTCGAATCCGTCATCGACGGCAAGCACGATGCGGTGCAGACGGCGCTGACCGTGTTGCTCGCCGGGGGCCACCTGCTCATCGAGGATGTGCCGGGCGTGGGCAAGACCATGCTTGCCAAGGCGCTGGCGCGAAGCGTGGACTGCACGGTGAGTCGCATCCAGTTCACCCCGGATCTGCTGCCGAGCGATGTCACAGGGGTTTCCGTCTACAACCAGGCCGAGCGACGTTTCGAGTTCAAGCCGGGCGCGGTCTTCGCCAACATCGTGATCGGTGACGAGATCAACCGGGCAAGCCCGAAAACCCAGTCGGCACTGCTCGAGTGCATGGAGGAGGGGCAGGTAACCGTTGACGGCACCACCTACCCGCTGGGGAAGCCGTTCACCGTCGTCGCCACACAGAATCCAGTAGAGATGGAGGGCACATACGCCCTGCCGGAGGCCCAGCGCGACCGTTTCATGGCCCGCATTGCGATGGGGTACCCGGATGACGCATCCGAACTCGCCATGCTCAACACCCGGGACATCACCAACCCGCTCAGCCAGATCACTGCCGTCGTGACGGCGGATGAGTTGCGCGGCATGATGCGGGCTGCCCGGGCCGTGTTTGCCTCGCCCGCCGTCAAACAGTATGCGGTCGATCTGGTGCGTGCCACCCGCGACGACCGGGACCTGCGGCTCGGCGCGAGCCCTCGCGCCACCCTGCAACTCGTGCGAGCGGCCAAGGCGCGCGCCGCCCTTCAGGGGCGCGAGTTCGTGCTGCCGGACGATGTCGACGCCCTGGCTGTCTCCGTACTCAGCCATCGGCTGCTGCCCACCAACCACGCGCTGGGTCATCACCACGAGAGTTCGAGCGTGGTCGCCGAGATCGTGGAGCGCATTCTCGCGGCCACGCCGGTGCCGACAGGCGCCGGATCAGCCTGA
- a CDS encoding DUF58 domain-containing protein encodes MFRRGRARMLVHGPRPTARGWAIFAAGLVVLAAAATWGRQDLLLIGLALALLPLGSMMIVALTRPRLGVSRSISPGVIAAGDEATVSMTLTNPQGQLTASTAWRDLMPGGIQAQRAERLRLAGASGTRFLNGTGPLAVQHRVRANARGIYDIGPMVIMRRDPFGLAGCEYALGPVKQLVVTPIIDTTADEEPVTIGGDGSEHQVLRRTSPGADELIAREYRNGDPLRRVHWRATARLGELMVRQEEQRSNPEAWIVFDTRRAEPGEARHPLATDSTDATFERAVTLVASLGVKLINAGYRVNVLETGAAQLAVRGGSSRSGRAGGLAPAFEMPGGERSLLVGLAGIRQRRTQNPGYAAELMGSLHRAGGAVPVFAVILNEYDGMAASLAPVAAVSDVSVAFLLDAGAADLDTPLTAAGWHCVPFGHGAELGTAWRAARFSRQAVDRV; translated from the coding sequence GTGTTTCGACGCGGTCGCGCGCGAATGCTCGTGCATGGGCCCCGCCCGACCGCACGCGGGTGGGCGATCTTCGCAGCAGGACTGGTGGTTCTCGCCGCCGCGGCCACGTGGGGGCGACAGGACCTGCTGTTGATCGGGCTCGCGCTGGCGCTGCTGCCGCTTGGTTCGATGATGATCGTGGCGCTGACCCGCCCGCGGCTTGGCGTGAGCCGCTCGATCTCGCCGGGGGTCATCGCAGCCGGCGACGAGGCGACCGTCTCCATGACGCTGACGAACCCGCAGGGGCAGCTCACGGCATCCACCGCGTGGCGTGATCTGATGCCGGGGGGCATTCAGGCGCAGCGGGCCGAGCGGCTGCGTCTGGCCGGGGCCTCGGGAACGCGGTTCCTGAACGGCACAGGGCCGCTGGCCGTGCAGCACCGCGTGCGGGCGAACGCACGCGGAATCTACGACATCGGGCCCATGGTGATCATGCGCCGTGACCCCTTCGGGCTGGCCGGATGCGAATACGCGCTCGGTCCCGTGAAACAGCTGGTGGTGACTCCGATCATCGACACGACGGCCGACGAGGAGCCCGTGACGATCGGTGGCGACGGCAGCGAGCACCAGGTGCTGCGGCGCACGAGTCCGGGCGCCGACGAGCTGATAGCGCGCGAGTACCGCAACGGAGACCCGTTGCGCCGCGTGCACTGGCGGGCCACCGCTCGCCTGGGCGAGCTGATGGTGCGCCAGGAGGAGCAGCGCAGCAATCCCGAGGCCTGGATCGTGTTCGATACGCGGCGTGCGGAGCCGGGCGAGGCGCGGCATCCGCTGGCGACGGATTCGACGGATGCCACCTTCGAGCGGGCGGTGACGCTCGTCGCCTCGCTCGGGGTGAAACTCATCAACGCCGGATATCGGGTGAATGTGCTCGAGACCGGCGCCGCGCAGTTGGCTGTGCGCGGTGGATCCAGCCGCAGCGGGCGCGCGGGGGGACTGGCGCCGGCATTCGAAATGCCGGGCGGGGAACGCTCGTTGCTCGTGGGACTGGCAGGAATCCGCCAGCGTCGCACACAGAACCCCGGCTACGCGGCGGAGCTGATGGGATCCCTGCATCGTGCAGGCGGTGCCGTGCCGGTCTTCGCGGTGATACTCAACGAATATGACGGCATGGCCGCGTCGCTGGCGCCGGTTGCGGCCGTCAGTGACGTCTCCGTGGCGTTTCTTCTCGACGCGGGTGCCGCAGACCTCGACACTCCGCTCACGGCGGCGGGCTGGCACTGTGTGCCGTTCGGGCACGGTGCCGAGCTCGGCACGGCCTGGCGGGCGGCCCGTTTCAGTCGGCAGGCGGTGGATCGTGTCTAG
- a CDS encoding transglutaminase TgpA family protein, with protein MSSAADTQGQSRASRGQWRLTGVLYVLLLAAAATLTGVFAGAGWWWLMAFVGGLVLFAGAGLRAAGVSRSLSPVFSALILIGTLTAIFGGGAGFLLVIPTPSSIARLLELAGQVVPTISTQGVPAQPVEELLFLLAAGTGLVALALELLAVALRLPAMAGIPILMVLSVPVIFLDGGINLFWLVLCIAAYAWLLRIDVRMRRFAPRGAFASISAAASVIVVALIVAVTAPGFAPDGSIPFSVSGVIVGNGVNPLIDLGKDLRRPQATTVLSYSTTSTDQAYLKLTTLDRFTGATWTHARSETKALPDDDSIGPAPGLNDSVERTKIRTRVSVGDLRSPWLPVPYPVLGVHGQTGAWTWAPRDLTIASTSASAGQQTYSATSLIVKPSEEQLRAANSFIPQSVRADLELPGSVPTIITKAAEKATKGATSEYERAVALQNYFRNSGFEYSLQTPLEQGYDGDGLAVIATFLTKKSGYCVHFASAMAVMARVLGIPARVAIGYLPGTGTATDSSGRTVYTVTSDELHSWPELYFAGVGWLAFEPTVGQGVVPSYTIPQSDPSGPAPTSTATAGASAPTPSTGSRLPDQNGSASTPGATTTDATLPALLIVLAALILALLPAGSRLIVRRRRRSRVITGELPASVAWRELRDTARDLRAPMYSTQTPRAFADHIASRLRDPNDTDALTRVRDAVEREAFDRQAPPDTDERRALVRDLDAVVAGLYRDAPTMARFVARFSPVSLVPALPGSDGSRSAHNA; from the coding sequence GTGTCTAGCGCGGCCGACACGCAGGGGCAGAGCCGGGCGTCGCGGGGGCAATGGCGCCTTACCGGTGTGCTCTATGTGCTGCTGCTCGCCGCGGCCGCCACGCTCACGGGCGTCTTCGCCGGGGCGGGCTGGTGGTGGCTCATGGCGTTCGTGGGCGGCCTGGTTCTGTTTGCCGGGGCCGGCCTGCGCGCCGCTGGAGTGTCGAGAAGCCTCAGCCCTGTGTTCAGTGCACTCATCCTCATCGGCACGCTCACGGCGATCTTCGGCGGCGGCGCGGGATTCCTTCTCGTCATTCCCACTCCGTCCAGCATCGCTCGGCTGCTCGAGCTCGCCGGCCAGGTGGTTCCGACCATCAGCACCCAGGGGGTTCCGGCCCAGCCGGTTGAGGAGTTGCTCTTCCTGCTCGCGGCGGGAACCGGGCTGGTGGCGCTCGCCCTTGAGCTTCTGGCCGTAGCGCTGCGCCTGCCCGCGATGGCGGGCATCCCGATTCTGATGGTGCTCAGCGTTCCGGTGATCTTTCTCGATGGCGGCATCAACCTGTTCTGGCTGGTGCTGTGCATCGCTGCATACGCCTGGTTGCTGCGTATCGACGTGCGGATGCGACGCTTCGCTCCCCGGGGCGCCTTCGCCTCGATCTCCGCGGCAGCTTCCGTCATCGTCGTCGCGCTCATCGTTGCGGTGACGGCCCCGGGATTCGCTCCGGACGGTTCGATTCCCTTCTCGGTCTCGGGCGTGATAGTCGGAAACGGTGTGAACCCGCTGATCGACCTCGGCAAAGATCTGCGCAGGCCCCAGGCCACAACGGTGCTGAGCTATTCGACGACGTCCACCGATCAGGCCTATCTGAAGCTGACGACGCTGGACAGGTTCACCGGGGCGACGTGGACGCATGCACGCAGCGAGACGAAGGCGCTGCCCGACGACGACAGCATCGGGCCCGCGCCCGGCCTGAACGATTCCGTGGAGCGCACGAAGATTCGGACGCGTGTTTCGGTCGGTGATCTGCGTAGCCCGTGGCTTCCCGTGCCATACCCCGTGCTCGGTGTTCACGGGCAGACCGGGGCGTGGACCTGGGCGCCGAGAGATCTCACGATTGCCAGCACGTCCGCCAGCGCAGGCCAACAGACGTATTCGGCGACGAGTCTGATAGTGAAGCCCAGCGAGGAGCAGTTGCGTGCGGCCAACAGCTTCATCCCGCAGTCGGTACGCGCCGATCTTGAGCTGCCGGGTTCGGTGCCCACGATCATTACCAAGGCCGCGGAGAAGGCGACGAAGGGCGCGACATCGGAGTACGAGCGCGCGGTGGCGCTGCAAAACTACTTTCGCAATTCGGGATTCGAGTACTCGCTGCAAACCCCGCTCGAGCAGGGCTATGACGGAGACGGCCTCGCGGTCATCGCCACATTCCTGACCAAGAAGTCGGGCTATTGCGTGCACTTCGCCTCGGCCATGGCTGTCATGGCGCGGGTGCTGGGAATTCCCGCCCGCGTGGCCATCGGATACCTGCCCGGCACCGGCACGGCCACCGATTCCAGCGGTCGCACCGTCTATACGGTCACCTCGGACGAATTGCACTCGTGGCCCGAACTGTACTTCGCCGGTGTCGGCTGGCTCGCCTTCGAGCCCACCGTGGGCCAGGGCGTGGTGCCGTCGTACACGATTCCGCAAAGCGACCCGTCTGGCCCCGCACCGACGAGCACGGCGACGGCGGGTGCGAGCGCACCGACACCGTCGACCGGCTCCAGGCTCCCCGATCAAAACGGGTCAGCGTCGACGCCCGGCGCCACCACAACGGATGCGACGCTGCCGGCGTTGCTCATCGTTCTCGCCGCGTTGATTCTGGCGTTGCTGCCCGCAGGCTCGCGGCTGATCGTGCGCAGGCGCAGACGCTCGAGAGTGATCACGGGAGAGCTGCCCGCGAGCGTTGCGTGGCGCGAGCTGCGTGATACCGCGCGCGATCTGCGCGCGCCGATGTACTCGACGCAGACGCCGCGTGCCTTCGCCGATCACATCGCATCGAGGCTGCGCGATCCGAATGATACGGATGCGTTGACCCGCGTGCGCGACGCCGTCGAACGCGAGGCCTTCGACCGGCAGGCACCCCCTGATACCGACGAGCGTCGCGCGCTCGTACGCGATCTCGATGCGGTCGTGGCCGGGCTCTACCGAGACGCCCCCACCATGGCCCGATTTGTCGCACGGTTCAGCCCGGTCTCGCTGGTTCCTGCGCTGCCGGGCTCTGACGGCTCGCGCTCAGCGCACAACGCGTAG
- a CDS encoding YceD family protein has protein sequence MAVSSFRTTPYTLEVHDIMHRAGQMRERSLIMPVTERLGEGLVSIPAGSQVDAEVRLEALHDGILVTAELQAQTSGVCGRCLIDIEQPLQVDFQEVFAYSSDEAFDYEVHDDHVDLEPLIRDAVVLALPFQPVCRPDCPGLDPETGERLADQPNYTPREVIDSRWSALAGFEASEDDREEK, from the coding sequence ATGGCCGTGAGCAGCTTTCGAACCACCCCGTACACCCTTGAGGTGCACGACATCATGCATCGTGCCGGCCAGATGCGCGAGCGTTCCCTCATCATGCCCGTCACCGAACGCCTCGGCGAGGGCCTGGTCAGCATTCCGGCCGGTTCGCAGGTCGACGCCGAGGTGCGGCTGGAGGCGCTGCACGACGGAATTCTGGTGACCGCAGAACTGCAGGCGCAGACATCCGGAGTGTGCGGCCGATGCCTGATCGACATCGAGCAGCCGCTCCAAGTCGATTTTCAGGAGGTTTTCGCGTATTCTTCTGACGAAGCTTTTGATTATGAGGTTCACGACGACCACGTGGATCTTGAACCTCTGATCAGGGATGCGGTGGTGCTTGCACTGCCGTTCCAGCCGGTGTGCCGGCCTGACTGCCCGGGTCTCGATCCCGAGACCGGGGAGAGGCTGGCCGATCAGCCGAATTACACCCCACGAGAAGTCATCGATTCCCGATGGTCTGCGCTCGCGGGATTCGAAGCCTCCGAAGACGACAGAGAAGAGAAGTAG
- the rpmF gene encoding 50S ribosomal protein L32: MAVPKRKMSRASTRMRRAQWKATAPTLVKTVENGKVTYSLPHRAKVVEDSAGTPQFLEYKGRKVADV, translated from the coding sequence ATGGCCGTTCCGAAGCGGAAGATGTCCCGCGCGAGCACCCGTATGCGCCGCGCGCAGTGGAAGGCGACCGCACCGACGCTCGTCAAGACCGTCGAAAACGGCAAGGTGACGTACAGCCTGCCGCACCGTGCCAAGGTCGTCGAGGACTCCGCGGGCACCCCGCAGTTCCTCGAGTACAAGGGTCGCAAGGTCGCCGACGTCTAG
- the rnc gene encoding ribonuclease III — MRRAPQGEDPERGALFAILGITFDAELLELALTHRSYAYEHGGSPHNERLEFLGDSILGQAVTVKLFRENPHLDEGDLAKRRASVVSTVALAQVARAIGLGPFILLGRGEDASGGRTKASILADTVEAIIGACYIGAGPDAATALVLRLIEPLLEDPTRFGAAMDPKTSLQEASAHRGAGNPVYSVTNTGPDHDKTFHATVTVPGLVTATGEGTSKKHAEMAAALTAWTMLNKHD; from the coding sequence ATCCGGCGCGCTCCGCAGGGGGAAGACCCCGAGCGGGGCGCGCTGTTTGCGATTCTCGGCATCACCTTTGACGCGGAGTTGCTTGAGCTTGCGCTGACCCATCGCTCGTACGCATACGAGCACGGCGGCAGCCCGCACAACGAGCGCCTCGAATTTCTCGGCGACTCCATTCTGGGCCAGGCCGTCACGGTCAAGCTGTTTCGTGAGAACCCGCACCTCGACGAGGGCGATCTCGCCAAGCGACGCGCCAGTGTGGTCAGCACCGTTGCACTCGCGCAGGTGGCGCGCGCCATCGGCCTGGGTCCATTCATTCTGCTCGGCAGGGGTGAGGACGCCAGCGGCGGCCGCACCAAGGCGTCGATTCTGGCCGACACCGTCGAGGCGATCATCGGTGCGTGCTACATCGGTGCCGGACCGGATGCCGCAACCGCGCTGGTACTGCGGCTGATCGAGCCGCTGTTGGAGGACCCCACCCGCTTCGGCGCGGCCATGGACCCGAAGACGAGTCTGCAGGAGGCCTCGGCACACCGTGGCGCGGGCAACCCGGTCTATTCGGTCACGAACACCGGCCCCGACCACGACAAGACCTTCCACGCCACGGTGACGGTGCCCGGTCTGGTGACCGCGACGGGCGAGGGCACGAGCAAGAAGCACGCCGAAATGGCCGCCGCCCTCACCGCCTGGACGATGCTGAACAAACACGATTGA
- the mutM gene encoding bifunctional DNA-formamidopyrimidine glycosylase/DNA-(apurinic or apyrimidinic site) lyase, which produces MPELPEVEVVRAGLEPAVTGALISAVEVFEPRSLRRHDPLGGPFAAQLEGRRMRAAVRRGKFLWLPLEPRISAPAGSAPRALVAHLGMSGQVLLRQPGASDDRNTRIRLNVEHPVHGELRIDFVDQRIFGSMAVDALVATVDGRAGGLGDDQALVPRQVAHIGRDPLDPAFDKAAFVRALTLRSSGIKRVLLDQSLASGIGNIYADEALWAARIHFETPARSLSRTKAQLLLAEIRLVLTKALAEGGTSFDAQYVNVNGASGYFSHSLNVYGRQSKPCPRCGTAIVRESFMNRGSHFCPRCQRNR; this is translated from the coding sequence GTGCCGGAGCTTCCTGAGGTCGAGGTCGTGCGCGCCGGCCTTGAACCGGCGGTCACGGGCGCGCTCATCTCGGCCGTGGAGGTCTTCGAGCCGCGTTCGCTGAGACGTCACGACCCCCTCGGCGGCCCGTTCGCGGCCCAGCTCGAGGGGCGGCGGATGCGCGCGGCGGTGCGCCGGGGCAAGTTCCTGTGGTTGCCGCTCGAGCCGCGCATCTCGGCGCCGGCAGGGTCGGCGCCGAGGGCGCTCGTGGCGCATCTGGGGATGAGCGGGCAGGTTCTGCTGCGGCAGCCGGGGGCGAGCGATGACCGCAACACGCGCATCCGGCTGAACGTGGAGCATCCGGTGCACGGTGAGCTGCGCATCGACTTCGTCGACCAGCGCATCTTCGGCTCCATGGCCGTCGATGCCCTGGTCGCGACGGTGGACGGACGGGCGGGCGGTTTGGGCGACGACCAGGCTCTCGTGCCCCGCCAGGTGGCGCACATCGGCCGCGACCCGCTCGACCCCGCCTTCGACAAAGCCGCGTTCGTTCGCGCGTTGACGCTGCGATCGAGCGGCATCAAGCGCGTGCTGCTCGATCAGAGCCTGGCCAGCGGCATCGGCAATATCTACGCCGACGAAGCGTTGTGGGCGGCACGCATCCATTTCGAGACGCCGGCACGCTCGCTGAGCCGTACGAAGGCGCAGCTGCTGCTGGCCGAAATTCGCCTCGTGCTGACGAAGGCGCTCGCCGAGGGCGGAACCAGCTTCGACGCTCAGTACGTGAACGTGAATGGGGCATCCGGTTACTTCAGCCATTCCCTTAACGTTTATGGCCGGCAGAGCAAACCCTGTCCACGATGCGGAACGGCTATCGTGCGTGAGAGCTTCATGAATCGCGGCTCCCACTTTTGCCCGCGTTGCCAGCGCAACAGATAA
- a CDS encoding TetR/AcrR family transcriptional regulator: protein MTSGRTRLLDAASKLLVAQPAHEPSTRELYEASGVAAPTLYHHFGTKEGLLDAVVEQTFGDYLQRKQGLLRTGDLIEDFGAGWDLHIEFGLTNPTLYALMYSPGRTSAAAATADAHLRAGLERMRDAGLLRVDVDTAASMTTGMAIGCVTQLNRQHGSIDDPAAEATRAALIEQLTGQPSARTTPAQAARVLLRELPKRSRVFTTAESALFGQWLLAIAEDEPTTPTPEGNRA from the coding sequence ATGACTTCTGGGCGGACGCGACTGTTAGATGCAGCTTCCAAGCTGTTGGTAGCCCAGCCCGCGCATGAGCCGAGCACTCGCGAGCTGTACGAGGCGTCGGGTGTCGCAGCCCCGACCCTGTACCACCACTTCGGGACGAAGGAGGGTCTGCTCGACGCAGTGGTGGAGCAGACGTTCGGGGATTACTTGCAGCGAAAGCAGGGCCTGCTCCGCACGGGGGACCTCATCGAAGACTTCGGCGCCGGGTGGGATCTGCACATCGAGTTCGGCCTCACGAACCCGACGCTGTATGCGCTGATGTACTCGCCCGGGCGCACGAGCGCCGCCGCCGCGACGGCAGACGCCCATCTTCGCGCTGGTCTGGAGCGGATGCGCGACGCCGGACTGCTTCGCGTCGATGTCGACACTGCGGCATCGATGACAACCGGCATGGCGATCGGCTGCGTCACGCAACTCAACCGGCAACACGGCTCCATCGATGACCCCGCGGCAGAAGCGACCCGCGCCGCGCTGATCGAACAACTCACCGGACAGCCGTCCGCCCGGACGACACCCGCCCAGGCCGCTCGCGTGCTGCTGCGCGAGTTGCCGAAAAGATCGCGGGTATTCACCACCGCTGAATCCGCCCTCTTCGGGCAATGGTTGCTTGCCATCGCGGAGGACGAGCCCACTACCCCGACACCTGAAGGAAACCGAGCATGA